In one Pseudomonas sp. R84 genomic region, the following are encoded:
- a CDS encoding oxaloacetate decarboxylase, producing MTRLSHQDLRRNFRQLLASDTCYHTASVFDPMSARIAADLGFEVGILGGSVASLQVLGAPDFALITLSEFAEQATRIGRVAQLPVIADADHGYGNALNVMRTIVELERAGVAALTIEDTLLPAQFGRKSTDLITVAEGVGKIRAALEARVDTEMAIIARTNAGILPNQEIISRTRQYQAAGADGICMVGIQDFDQLEQIAEHLTVPLMLVTYGNPALRDDKRLAELGVRVTIDGHGAYFAAIKATYDSLREQRQIFTQASDLSATELTHTYTQPEEYILWAKEYMSVKE from the coding sequence ATGACCAGGCTTTCCCATCAAGATTTGCGCCGTAACTTCCGTCAACTGCTGGCTTCCGACACCTGCTATCACACGGCGTCGGTGTTCGATCCGATGTCCGCGCGCATTGCCGCTGACCTGGGTTTTGAAGTGGGGATTCTCGGCGGTTCCGTGGCCTCGTTGCAGGTGCTCGGTGCCCCGGACTTTGCCCTGATCACCCTCAGCGAGTTCGCCGAACAGGCCACCCGCATCGGCCGCGTCGCCCAATTGCCGGTGATCGCCGACGCCGACCACGGCTACGGCAACGCCCTCAACGTGATGCGCACCATCGTCGAACTGGAACGCGCCGGGGTCGCCGCCCTGACCATCGAAGACACCTTGCTGCCGGCACAATTCGGCCGCAAATCCACCGACCTGATCACCGTGGCCGAAGGCGTCGGCAAGATCCGCGCGGCATTGGAAGCCCGGGTTGATACGGAAATGGCGATCATCGCCCGTACCAACGCCGGCATCCTGCCGAACCAGGAAATCATCAGCCGCACTCGCCAGTATCAGGCGGCCGGGGCTGACGGTATTTGCATGGTCGGGATTCAGGATTTCGATCAGCTCGAGCAAATCGCCGAACACCTGACCGTACCGCTGATGCTGGTGACCTACGGCAACCCGGCGCTGCGCGACGACAAGCGTCTGGCCGAACTCGGTGTGCGCGTGACCATTGATGGGCATGGCGCTTACTTTGCCGCGATCAAAGCGACGTATGACAGCCTGCGCGAACAGCGGCAGATCTTTACCCAGGCGTCCGACCTGAGCGCTACCGAGTTGACGCACACCTATACCCAGCCGGAGGAATACATTCTCTGGGCCAAGGAATACATGAGCGTCAAGGAGTGA
- a CDS encoding M20/M25/M40 family metallo-hydrolase, with amino-acid sequence MTFSFSRSLLAASLGLSLAFSAAYAFAEPHKQVLADAEQYQPEALKLLERLVNIDSGSGYEPGLKQVGDIAIDELKKLGATIELVPNTPEKSNHVLATLKGTGKAKILLMAHMDTVFKEGSAAERPFHIKDGRAYGPGVMDDKGGIVAGIYALKVLKNLDFKDYAQITFLLDASEETGSDVATDLIKKTAKQHDVTLNLEPGRPADGLVVWRKGSATALVEVKGKAAHAGVAPELGRNAAMEAAHQILQLGKLGDEAKKTTINFTVLKAGDRTNVIPDQATAKADVRAAVPEEFDRIEKDLARVSQDKLIADTEVKTSLQRGLPPMPQTPESDRLMAMAQGIYGEIGRKLTEEGSGGAADASLSAGVGTPTLDGFGIVGGNIHTPEEYAEVASVAPRIYLLSRMIMELAKSR; translated from the coding sequence ATGACGTTCTCATTTTCTCGCTCCCTGTTGGCCGCCAGTCTCGGCCTGTCTCTTGCTTTCTCCGCTGCCTACGCCTTCGCCGAACCGCACAAACAAGTGCTCGCCGATGCCGAACAATACCAGCCAGAAGCCCTGAAACTGCTGGAGCGGCTGGTCAATATCGACTCCGGTTCAGGTTACGAGCCGGGCCTCAAGCAAGTCGGCGATATCGCCATCGATGAGCTGAAAAAACTCGGCGCCACCATCGAACTGGTACCGAACACACCGGAAAAATCCAACCATGTACTCGCGACGCTGAAAGGCACCGGCAAGGCGAAAATCCTGCTGATGGCGCACATGGACACGGTGTTCAAGGAAGGTTCAGCGGCCGAGCGGCCGTTTCACATCAAGGATGGTCGTGCTTACGGGCCGGGGGTGATGGATGACAAGGGCGGCATCGTCGCCGGGATCTATGCGCTGAAAGTCCTGAAAAACCTCGACTTCAAGGACTACGCGCAAATCACTTTTCTGCTCGACGCCAGCGAAGAAACCGGCTCGGACGTCGCCACCGACCTGATCAAGAAAACCGCCAAACAGCACGACGTGACCCTCAATCTGGAGCCGGGGCGCCCGGCCGATGGTCTGGTGGTGTGGCGCAAGGGCAGCGCGACGGCGCTGGTCGAGGTCAAGGGCAAAGCCGCACACGCCGGCGTCGCTCCGGAACTGGGGCGCAATGCCGCAATGGAAGCGGCGCACCAGATTCTGCAACTGGGCAAACTCGGCGATGAAGCGAAGAAAACCACCATCAACTTCACCGTGCTCAAGGCCGGCGACCGCACCAACGTGATTCCCGATCAAGCCACGGCCAAGGCCGACGTGCGCGCGGCGGTGCCGGAGGAGTTCGACCGGATCGAGAAGGATCTGGCGCGGGTGTCCCAGGACAAGCTGATTGCTGATACGGAAGTGAAGACGTCTCTGCAGCGCGGCTTGCCACCGATGCCGCAGACGCCTGAGTCGGATCGCCTGATGGCCATGGCTCAGGGGATTTACGGCGAGATTGGCCGCAAGTTGACGGAGGAGGGCAGTGGCGGTGCGGCGGATGCCAGTCTGTCCGCCGGGGTCGGCACGCCGACACTGGATGGCTTCGGGATTGTTGGTGGCAATATTCATACGCCGGAGGAATACGCCGAAGTGGCGAGCGTGGCGCCGCGGATTTATCTGTTGTCGCGGATGATTATGGAGTTGGCCAAGTCGCGGTGA
- a CDS encoding diguanylate cyclase has product MGNTGGKGLSLARRLYTSRILGLILGLVCVSVAMYSLDPPLWVWALMFFNGLVWPHLAFQWARRARVPYHAEHRNLLIDAFFGGFWLAAMHFNPLPTATTISMMAMNNVAIGGSRFLLAGSAAQLLGVGVGLVVFAPAFVPQTTPAQMYACFPLLLLYPLALGWICFRQAYTLGRHKRELLALSRTDSLTGLLNHGAWKDQLEIAFQRCKRQKQGAAIALIDIDHFKAINDTCGHVAGDIVLRQLSKLLKQNLRATDVAGRYGGDEFCVILPDLPLFNAAQAMEALRERFAILGYEQNPALKVSLSIGLAAYDPAHADATRWLNDADQALYEAKASGRNRVICNCDDKPRRTLLDSV; this is encoded by the coding sequence ATGGGAAATACCGGAGGAAAGGGACTTTCATTGGCCAGGAGGCTTTATACGTCGCGCATCCTCGGGTTGATTCTGGGGCTCGTGTGCGTGAGCGTGGCGATGTACTCGCTCGATCCGCCGCTGTGGGTCTGGGCACTGATGTTTTTCAACGGCCTGGTCTGGCCGCATCTGGCGTTTCAATGGGCACGCCGCGCCCGGGTTCCTTACCACGCTGAACACCGCAATCTGTTGATCGACGCCTTTTTCGGCGGCTTTTGGCTTGCCGCCATGCATTTCAATCCGCTGCCCACGGCGACGACCATTTCGATGATGGCGATGAACAACGTCGCTATCGGTGGTTCACGTTTTCTATTGGCAGGCTCGGCGGCGCAATTGCTCGGGGTCGGCGTCGGGCTGGTGGTGTTTGCTCCGGCATTCGTTCCTCAGACCACGCCTGCGCAAATGTATGCCTGTTTCCCGTTACTGCTGCTGTACCCGTTGGCGCTGGGCTGGATCTGCTTTCGCCAGGCCTACACCTTGGGTCGGCATAAACGCGAATTGCTTGCCCTGAGCCGCACCGACAGCCTCACCGGGTTGCTCAATCACGGCGCCTGGAAGGATCAACTGGAGATCGCTTTTCAGCGTTGCAAACGGCAGAAGCAGGGCGCAGCGATTGCGTTGATCGACATCGATCACTTCAAGGCAATCAACGACACTTGCGGCCATGTTGCGGGCGACATCGTGTTGCGCCAGTTGAGCAAATTACTTAAACAAAACCTGCGGGCGACTGACGTTGCCGGGCGTTACGGCGGTGATGAGTTCTGCGTGATTTTGCCGGATCTGCCGCTGTTCAACGCCGCGCAAGCCATGGAAGCGTTGCGCGAGCGTTTCGCGATTCTGGGTTATGAGCAGAATCCGGCGTTGAAGGTCAGTTTGAGTATCGGCCTGGCGGCGTACGATCCGGCGCATGCCGACGCGACACGCTGGCTCAATGATGCCGATCAGGCGTTGTACGAGGCCAAGGCGAGCGGGCGTAATCGGGTGATCTGCAATTGTGATGACAAGCCCCGGCGGACGTTGCTGGATTCGGTTTGA